ATGTTGGGGCTGCACACAGCAAATGTAAACCTAAAAAATATGAGTTGAAAAGgtattttaaagttaaaaaattaatttctattttatttttttttaaactgtgacaAAATTATAACTTCTCCAACAGACTGCAGCCGCTTATGGGCAGACGATCATTTTCTGGCgcaaccatagactgtatatctTTAAATACAGTCTATGGGTGCAACAGCggtttaaaatttgtaatcaGAGGAATTTTGTCCCCTTTCCGTTCCTGTACATCTACTGCGTCACCGGCTGAGCGGCCTGTGATTGGTCCGTTTCAATCCTCGCGGGCTACTTGAACTGAGAGAAAGCCTCGTTCTCAGCGTGTTTCTGTGTAAATGGACGGAGGTTAGCTGTCTTGTTTGCAGGTTGGTAGCACTTTCGAAACTTCTGACTATGGCGACTTGAGGTCACGTTATTTTCACGTTGCAGCCTTTATCCCGCCAACTGTgcatatcttgtttttgttttgtttagcgCTGCAGTTCCAGGTGTTGTTGCCATCTCAActgcatatttttattgttctttaagCGTCCTCGGTGAGTTAGCAGCTAACACTCGCCTTAGTGTAACTTCCATACGTGATCATTTATCACTTAAGACATTTGTGATTTCGGATTGCACGGAGAGGATCGTTTAAAAGTTGCGGTAAATCACAAAACGAGCGGAGACCGGCTCGAGTTTTTGTTTGAGGGAAACATGTCGGGCGCTAACAGAGGAAGCGCGGCTAGCGAGCATCACAACCAGGAAAATATGTTGTCGAGACTCAGAGGCTCGTTGAaaaccagagctgctgctgctgctgctgcaagcGAGAACCAAGAAAACCTTCCACCGAAGCAAGCCGCCAACAGAACCGTCCTGGGGGCCCTGCAGAACAACCAGCTGAACAAGACCCAGAACCAGCGCGGCGCAAAGCAGGTACCGATGCTACTTAGAGCTAGCTGGCGCTAGTGTTTGCTAACGCTGGCTGCAGGCACAATGGGCTGCTATTGTAGGTTTTGGAGGCAACTAATTTCCCTCGCATACTATTTGACAATGCTTTTATGTGTGGACGGTGCGGCTTTGCTGCTTTACATTCATATTATTTTGCGGGTTTGCAGATTTATCTGAAAATAGCGGTGGCTGCGTTTCCCTCCGTAGTCCGCCATTTTCATCTGTTATCTTAGTATCACATTTAACATTGATAAGCAGTGTTACTTGAagtcttctttgttttcattaatcCCACATTCCTCTAAAATTAGTATTAACATGAAATGGCAGTGCTCAGCCATCCTGTTAAGGTGCAAGTTTCTCTAATAAGTGCATAAGACTGAGTTTTGTCATatgctatatatatttttttttaaattaagcatAAACTCTAACAATAAtccttgtatttgtttttgcagctttcttTATATTATCACAAACCTTAACAAAGCACTGTCATGTTTGCTGATTCTTTCTCTGCTTCTAGGAGTCGTCCCAGCCCCTGTCatgcaaaaatgaagatttTGGCAAAAGCTGCTATGACAAGCCTTCTGCCAAGCAACCTGCTTTCCAGATCCATGTGGATGAGCCTGATGGAGCCTGCACCAGGAAACCACAGCAGGCAGTCGAAACCGTCACAGGGAAGCCCACAGTCGAAGAGTCTCCCCTGGCCATCAGTAACACTGTGGCACGGCTCCGGCAGCCCCTGGCAACTATTGATATTCCATCAGCGATGGATGTCAGCTTTGGTGGGTTGAAAAGTTTGACTGATTCAGTTACACTACTTGTAAGCAGGGCCAAACAATCAGGGCAGAGTATCCGATTGTTCTGGCAGTGATTTGATTTGGCATGCTTTTATTCTTTCAGgtcaagcttcagttcagtGTATGCTTTGTAACGGGTTTAAAACATGTGGAGCATTGCCACTTAAAATGCCATCAAAAGCGTCACGGCCATAGAAGTAGGATGCACAAATTTGTAAACTCATTGACATAACGGGTGAAACCCTGACTTAGGCATGCTTTGAAACTTGCAAGTTGTGAGTAATATCTCACACAACCTGTATGAATGAAACTCATGGTGTACACTGATCAAGCCTTTACACCGCCTGAAAGTTTCAATATGCTGGAGtttaacaaaactgaattactccattagtCATTATTTAATAGTACACCTTTAAATACTGACTTGCAACATTAgtgatttgctaattgcatttttttccccaactgtAATTTGAACTCTAGTAACTTTTTCGGCCCAACTTTTAAATAGcaaactgtgcaataaataTCTAATTTCAGAAACTCATGAAGGCTTTGTAGACCATAGCTGACCACCAgaatctgatttgatttcactAAATGGTGTCCTAAACGTAAAACTTTCTTTGCTCAGATTCTCCCATGGACATGTCTGTGATTGAGGGTGAAGAAAAACCTGTCAATGTAAATGAGGTCCCAGAATATGCAGCTGAAATCCACGCATACCTGAGGGAGATGGAGGTGAGAAATTTGACTAGAAATGCTACTTTTAAGCTTACACGGGGTTGCTGTCCTGACAGAACTGGGCTAATGATCTTTTGTTATACTTTTTCTGTCATGCAGTATATGTGATCTGATCTGCATTTAGATTATTTCTAATTGTATTGTTGCCCCACAGGTGAAAACCAGGCCTAAAGCAGGTTACATGAAGAAGCAGCCAGACATTACGAACAGCATGAGGGCCATCCTGGTGGACTGGCTAGTCGAGGTTGGAGAGGAGTACAAACTCCAGAACGAGACCCTTTATCTTGCAGTCAACTACATCGATCGCTTCCTCTCTTCAATGTCCGTCCTAAGGGGCAAGCTGCAGCTGGTTGGAACTGCTGCTATGCTGCTAGCTTCGTATGTACACGCGTTCTGCATGTGTTCAGTCTATTCAAATAATGGTTCAAGTCTAGCTTTGCTTTGCATGAATGCTCAATCACCGTGTACCGTTTATGTTCAAATACAGGAAATTTGAAGAGATCTACCCTCCCGAGGTGGCCGAGTTTGTTTACATCACAGACGACACCTACACAAAGAAGCAAGTGTTAAGAATGGAGCATCTGGTGCTTAAAGTGCTCTCCTTTGATCTGGCGGCACCAACAATACACCAGTTTCTCACCCAGTACTTCCTTCACCAGTCTGTTAGCAAGCAGGTGGAGAGTCTGTCAATGGTGAGCATGCACCACTTGTATGCATGTGAGGCGTCTTTATACGGCTGTCATCTGACACCTGTATTGAAACATTTGTCACTCAAGTGTCAGACATGTCATCCCTAGTGTTGCTCATCTCCAGGCAGTCTAATTTATTTGCTTTCTATTTCTCAGTACCTTGGGGAGCTCAGTCTGGTTGATTCAGATCCCTTCTTGAAATACCTACCATCGCAGACAGCGGCTGCAGCTTACATCCTGGCTAACAACACAGTGACTGGTGGCTCATGGGTAAGTAAAATGGTGTTTGTTCATTGAAAGAATCAATAAGCAACTTTTAACTGAGTAAAAGTTTTGGTTCATTTCAAGCCAAACTTCTTTTGTCTTGGTTTCAGCATCTCATgtgaagatttgctgctttgttaCAAACTAAATTTGTACTGCTCATATGAAAGAAGCAAGCTGAGGAATTGTCATTTTATAGGCTATACAATGCATCATTGACTCTTGTGCATTTAAAGAGACTTGACTTAGTTATGTCTGCATCTCCATCACATGTACATGTTTGAGGGCAATTTATGTGGTCACTTTTCTTGAGTTGGCGTCGGGGCAGAAAGTGTAAACATACCCAGTGATTTGAGTTGTTTGTCCTCAGCCCAAATCCTTGGTTGAGATGAGTGGCTACTCTTTGGAAGACCTGATGCCCTGTGTTGAAGATCTCCACAAAATGTACCTTAATGCCACTCAGCATGCACAGCAGTCTGTCCGGGAAAAGTACAAGGGCCCCAAGTAAGTAGGCTGCTGATAAACTTAATGCTTCACAGCTGACTTTCAGTCCTGACTACTGCAGGGGTTTCAGATTCACTGTTTGTAGTAAATTCTGCAATTTGACttgaatgttttaaatgtagtaATTTTCCCCTCACAGGTACCATGAAGTTTCCAGCATCCAAGCACCTGCTACATTGCTGCTGAACTGACTTCTGTTACCCTTGTCCATGTAGTTTTGTactctcagtttttttttttttttttttttttttttttttttttttttttttataaatgatgTGTGCCACAATTATTTTAATATGTTCTGGTCTTTTTGGACCAGCGCTGGATGTTTAgaggttttaatatttttatattctcAATCCCAACTTCATGCTCGACACTACTACAGTTGTTGGTTGATTAAGCCGTTTTAATGGTGTTGAATTGAAATCAGACaaaatgcagatgttttataCCACTCTGTAAAAATACTGCTTGACTCTACAGTGTCTCAAACTCCATTAGGTCTGTAAATGTACTCATAGATCGTGGCCTTTTTTGCCCCCAGTTTTTAGGGTGGAGTTTCCTACACTGTTGCTGGTTTACCTTTTTCTGGCAGTCTAACCTTTAACTATCTGGTCTTGTGGGATACAGattaaagtgtatttttgtCTGTCATGGAGTCACCTGTCTCATTATGTTGGTCTCTTGGAGCATTCTGAGGCATCTAATGCACTGTAAAATATGGCtcttgtaaataaaattcatttCAAGACTTCATTGCTGCATCTTCATCACATTGGACTCATGGGGGCAGCAGAGGACCAGCTTTACTTGGATGGGAACCTCTCAAAGAAATGCATGTGAGGGCTTGCAGTCTAGAAAACGTGTAGGGAAAAAGTGGGTttgaatttaatgtttaaacatTGTAGTCTATACTGAGGCTTTCCcaactgtatttaaataggTGTTAGAGTTTTGGCTGAACTCTTGCTGTTGAAAGTGAGTACAATGAATTATATTACAAGTGGTAGTTTGGTTATAGTAGCCTTTCAGACTAGAGTGCATAGGATGTCAAAATTTAGGGTGTTTCTCTTTTCTAGAGAAATTGGGGCTTGAGACGAGCATGACAATTTAACAGAATCTTGGCAGTTTTTTCCTGCAATTTCCTCAAATCCAGTACTGTACGTATAGGACGACATGCATGTTTGCACATTATCACTTGGTGACAATAGGGGCTGATGTTTTCCACTTTTCATTGATCAGTTTTGTTTCCCCCACCTCTGTAAAAGTCAACTAAAGGCAGCCAGTGATGTTGAAGGCACCtcgctctctctccccctctcatgATAAATTGGGAGGCTGGCTTTGTGCGAGGAGTCTGACAGGAGAGAGGAAGCGGAGCCCAGCTGCAGAAAGATTTTCACCATTTCATTCAGGGGAACAGACAGCTTGGTGACCATGCACACGCTCTCAACAGGTCGGCTTCATCACTGACGGCACACGCTTGTGACGAACTGCAGGATTAAACCATGGAAACGGATGGGAATCATAGCCAAACCTGTTGGATACTTGCCGGAACAATGGCTCCTGCAGCTACAGCACCGCATCTGCCTGACCCCTAAGAAGATCAGTGTGGGTACAGAgcttgtgtttttgcagctggAGAAGGCAGATTGATGCCTAACCCCATGCCTGCCCCCAGAAAATTTCTGGTGGCATCCACCTCGTTGCCCCTGGCGCTGGGCTGGGGCTGGAACCTGACCCTGtatgtggggatgcttcttgGACTCCTGATGCTCATGATGCTTCTCCTCTGGATGCTCCTCAAACAGCTCAGAAACTCTGTGGCAAAATCCATTCTGCAGCCAGTTCGCTCTTTCAGAAAGCCTTGCTTTGAACCAGGATTGCAGCGcgtgttgtaaaaaaaaaaaaaaagggacaaatCTGCCTAAACACTGCCAGGACTGAGGCTTGTTGGAGTGCTTGAATGTGCCTTTGCAGATTCATGTAAGAAAATGACTTGTTTTGGACTCGAATGCTTAAAATGcgtcataaaataataaaagctgATGTTCTTATTCATAGAAAACGCTGTCTGTTCTTTTAACAGATTTACATGTTGCTGCACTTTTTCCTAAGACAAGCATGGAGCAGGGAGCCTTTCAGCAGTTACTTACATGAAACAGGGAGTTCTTTGGAGTAATTAAATATACAGTTAATCTCAGCAACAGCAGTTTATTTCCATCTCACCAATGAATTTGCACAGCCAAGCTCAAACATCTAAATTGCTGAGTAAAAGCGCAAGCCAAGATTAAATCTGCATCCTGATTCAGGCTGATTAAAGCAATGCATTCAGGAGGGCAATTTGCACTCCTCTCATCGGTGACTTGGCAGGAGGGATATTGTGTCTATCTGCAGATGAAATTTATGAAAGCTGCAGCATCGCTTTGTTTCTCTACTCCTGTGTCCATGTCAACTGACACAGTAAATGAGACCCTTGAGGGAAAAGCTAATATCAAGTGCAAGAGTTCACAGGCTTCAAGCTGTTTGATATTTCCCAGGTATGCATAAGTGTTTACGATGCAGCCAGGAGTGTTTGTTAAACCCGGACAGATGCACATTCAGTGCAGCATGACCAACTTGGCAACTCGGTTTCTTGctgtgtttcagttttattcttcAATCATTAGTGAGAGGTGGTCAGGGTGCCTTTGACCTAATAGTCTGAGGAATCAATAGGCTCTTAACCCTGAGGGAAGCATGTTAATAACACCTTTACAGCTGATGCCTTTATATAGCATGGTTCAGAAAGAACCCTATATGATGCATTAGCGttattaaagtccctctctgctTGTCAAccactaaaaactcatctctgtgcatcaaagctacatatttagaagtctcttctcaatgaaaataattccttcctgccttaaaatggctcacATGTAGCTCAAcgttgttattttctgtcaaatgtGTAGATAAATTGCTGCCTCTGTCTTCAGCGACTCATCCCAGTTCACCCGTGACTCTGATCACATGGGCTGTAATACTGGAGTATCTCAGTCACACATGTTTAAATGGAAACCAGATTGTGATAAGATTAATGATGCAGAAAGCCCTTCCATGTATCTTCCATGTGGGATTCTCCTCCTCTATTGCTATATGTGTCACCTTTTTCAAAACAGCGACAGCAACCTACACGTTGAAAATGGCaagttttaaagaaaatctaGATCATGTTTGATTCTTATTTGCTATTTTAATGACACTCGTTGCCTTGCTGAATGCAAATGTTCCGCCAGAACAATTCCTTAATCATTATTTTGTGGGGgcaccattgctgcatcctgggcttagcaccacCCAAGACAACTGGGgctggtttaaagaaatggaaacaaaccAGAGCCTAGTGATTAGGTGTgatcagaccattctccagtggTAGCTTCGCTTAGGTTAGCATAAAGCCTGGAAACAAAAGGAAAGGTGACCTGAATGCTTCCAAAGTTACTAAAATCCAACTACCAGCATCTCTAGAGCTCAATATTTAACAGCTTGTATTTTCTTAGTTTAAATCAGAGTTTAGAAACAACATACTGAAAAATGTTCTTTCAGACAGATCCCAGATACCCGTTTTCTCCAGGTTTCAGTCTTTGTGCGCAGCTAATCTAAACGGCAGCTGGCTCTAGCCTTATATGCAGCATATAGACATGACAGGTGTAACAAATTTCTCTTCTGTGTAGctcttggcaagaaagcaaaCATATTTCCCAAAACGTCCAACTATTCCTGCAAACATTTTCTCGGGCACTTTAAACGGTCTGTCTGAAAACACTTCACCATCTCCTGGTTATTTTCACACCAGTGGATCACCAGGGATTCCTCTTCAACAGGTCCGCACGCAGGTTATTTCAAACTAATAATAGTTTGCTTCTGCTGCCTTCAGCAAGAGACCTGTAGATTAAAGAGGTCTGAAAGCATGTATTGATCCTATCACCACATGTTTTCCACCTGTGCAGTTGAGCTTAAATTTGTCCTCTGGCACTGCTGGTTTTCTTTGGCTTCCCTATCGCCCTCAGATAAGACCAGTAATGTCTTTTAATGCAGCACTGAACCAGTGGCGTCCCAAGACCTGGGCATCTAAGCTCATAGCCCGAAACGTTTTTATTAATACACTCTTTTTCAACTGTCCACTCTTAGCAGAGAAATGTTTTTATGATCCATACAGTGAATACAAGTTCAAGCCATGATACTAAACAGGATTTATTCATTAACACTAGAGGGGGAAAGGGAGGTCAAGcacaaagtaaattaaaaatcaaccacaaacataaagcaaaaacaaaagtggATAAGACGAGAAAGATAAGTACAAAACACCTTCACATAAAGGTAGGTTTTGAAAAGAGACTTTAAAGATGATACTGACACATGACTCAGGGGGATCTTCTATATAAAAATAGTCACAACACCTACTCTTAAGAAAAGAACTCaaatcatctatctatctatctatctatctatctatctatctatctatctatctatctatctatctatctatctatctatctatctatctatctatctatctatctatctatctatctatctatctatctatctatctatctatctatctatctatctatctatctatctatctatctatctatctatctatctatccatctatctatctaagaTATCATTATGAAAGTTATTAACATGTTCTTTCcagctgtatttatatagcaccaattcacaactatatttacaaccccatcttcattccagagctgcagcacctaacctttgttTTAAACCTGCAGTGAATAAAGCCTGTGGATTAACTTACTATGCACaatgcaagaaaacaaatgaatacagaaaggcacattcaacattcaatttaaaaaattcttCTTGGTTTTTAGTTTGAATCCAAAGTCTCTGGTGTGAGATGTAGGTCACAGCAGCTCATTTAGTTTCACCATCAAACCACTTCGCTCCATCCCACTCCTCACAGTGTTTCAATACAATAATctaataagatttttttttttaatctgcaaagaatgcagttaatgtttaaaataatttgtcaaATTTCTAGCAAATTCAATTTTCTTCTAgtctagtttttgtttctttactgCTGGATAAAACCTTTTATTCAAACCTGAATCTGGTGGATTTTAGAGTGAATAAACTTCCTGCATATTACCTTGAGGACAAACCCACAGCACGAGCCTCAGTGGCTTACAGCCTGTTTATAGCCTCACTAAGATACACtcaatgaaaaatgtgtttgggTCCTATTGATTAAACTTGACCAGACGCATTAAAGTTTTTCATGTCGACACACTGGAAGCTTACATATCTGCTCAACTGCAGGTAGAAAACTTCCTAGTGAGACGTGTTGTTTGTTGAAGTCTAATTCTCTTGtctgtttactgtatttttatcagCAGGGACCATAAGAAAGCACAGGCCAAACAAACAAGGAGAAAATCTGCCAGCTTTGGTAGAAAGTGTTGCAGCTCATGAAGGGAGCTTTGTTCATATGaaagacaaaaattcaaaagaaTGTCTGAAGATTGACCTTCAGTCGTGCTCTACCTGATTGCAGCCTATAGTCTGAAAAATAAGTATTCTTTCACAACACACGTACAGAAACGAGGCAGCTAAAGACAAAAGGGCATCGAATTAATTCACTGTTAATGACACATTGTGCTGTCGTGTAGTTTTTGCTCTGTGACAGGATTTCAGATGTACTGTTTCACTTAAAGACACATTAGAGATTTAGAAACTGCGACCA
This Amphiprion ocellaris isolate individual 3 ecotype Okinawa chromosome 13, ASM2253959v1, whole genome shotgun sequence DNA region includes the following protein-coding sequences:
- the ccna2 gene encoding cyclin-A2, with the translated sequence MSGANRGSAASEHHNQENMLSRLRGSLKTRAAAAAAASENQENLPPKQAANRTVLGALQNNQLNKTQNQRGAKQESSQPLSCKNEDFGKSCYDKPSAKQPAFQIHVDEPDGACTRKPQQAVETVTGKPTVEESPLAISNTVARLRQPLATIDIPSAMDVSFDSPMDMSVIEGEEKPVNVNEVPEYAAEIHAYLREMEVKTRPKAGYMKKQPDITNSMRAILVDWLVEVGEEYKLQNETLYLAVNYIDRFLSSMSVLRGKLQLVGTAAMLLASKFEEIYPPEVAEFVYITDDTYTKKQVLRMEHLVLKVLSFDLAAPTIHQFLTQYFLHQSVSKQVESLSMYLGELSLVDSDPFLKYLPSQTAAAAYILANNTVTGGSWPKSLVEMSGYSLEDLMPCVEDLHKMYLNATQHAQQSVREKYKGPKYHEVSSIQAPATLLLN